Proteins encoded by one window of Heterodontus francisci isolate sHetFra1 chromosome 12, sHetFra1.hap1, whole genome shotgun sequence:
- the LOC137375579 gene encoding gastrotropin-like: MAFTGKYEVTSQENYEEFMKVLKYPAEIIEKGKNAKVITEVTQNGNNFTWSQIYPGGKTMKNMFAIGQESEMETMDGKKFKATVKMEGNKLICDFPNYHHTSEIEGGNLVEISTCGGVTYKRISNRLA; the protein is encoded by the exons ATGGCTTTCACCGGCAAGTATGAAGTTACAAGTCAGGAAAACTATGAAGAGTTTATGAAGGTCCTGA AATATCCTGCTGAAATCATCGAGAAGGGAAAGAATGCCAAGGTCATTACAGAAGTGACCCAGAATGGAAATAATTTTACCTGGTCCCAAATTTATCCAGGAGGTAAAACCATGAAGAACATGTTTGCTATTGGGCAGGAATCAGAGATGGAAACTATGGATGGCAAAAAATTCAAG gcAACAGTCAAAATGGAAGGAAATAAGTTAATTTGCGACTTTCCAAACTATCACCACACTTCAGAGATTGAAGGAGGAAATCTTGTTGAG ATCTCTACATGCGGTGGTGTCACTTACAAGAGAATTAGCAACAGACTCGCCTAA